A section of the Mycobacteriales bacterium genome encodes:
- a CDS encoding S-methyl-5'-thioadenosine phosphorylase, which produces MTEQETAEIGVIGGSGFYAFLDDAVEVPMQTPYGPPSDNPVIGTVAGRRVAFLARHGRDHRFPPHRIPYRANLWALRSLGVRQVLGPCAVGGLRPDLGPGTLVVPDQLVDRTSGRLQTYFDSGAVHVSFADPYCPRGRRAVLETARTAGWDPVDGGTMVVIEGPRFSTRAESQSYATAGWSLVNMTGHPEATLARELALCYTAVALVTDLDAGMDAGSAVSQSEVFGFFAANVARLRELLLDVVAALPADPGCVCGAALDGIDLPLELP; this is translated from the coding sequence ATGACCGAGCAGGAGACCGCCGAGATCGGCGTCATCGGCGGATCGGGCTTCTACGCCTTCCTCGACGACGCGGTCGAGGTGCCGATGCAGACGCCCTACGGTCCTCCGAGCGACAATCCGGTGATCGGCACGGTCGCCGGCCGGCGGGTCGCGTTCCTCGCCCGGCACGGTCGCGACCACCGGTTTCCGCCCCACCGCATCCCCTACCGCGCCAACCTGTGGGCACTGCGTTCGCTCGGCGTCCGGCAGGTGCTCGGCCCGTGCGCTGTCGGCGGGCTACGACCCGACCTCGGACCTGGCACCCTCGTCGTCCCCGACCAGCTCGTCGACCGCACCAGCGGGCGGCTGCAGACCTACTTCGACTCCGGTGCGGTGCACGTGTCGTTCGCCGACCCCTACTGCCCGCGCGGCCGGCGGGCGGTGCTGGAGACGGCCCGCACGGCCGGCTGGGACCCGGTCGACGGCGGCACGATGGTCGTGATCGAGGGCCCGCGCTTCTCGACCCGGGCCGAGTCGCAGTCCTATGCGACGGCCGGGTGGTCGCTGGTCAACATGACCGGGCATCCGGAGGCGACGCTGGCCCGCGAGCTGGCGCTCTGCTACACGGCCGTCGCACTGGTCACCGACCTCGACGCCGGCATGGACGCCGGGTCGGCGGTGAGCCAGTCGGAGGTGTTCGGGTTCTTCGCCGCCAACGTCGCCCGGCTGCGTGAGCTGCTGCTCGACGTGGTGGCCGCGCTGCCCGCCGACCCGGGCTGCGTGTGCGGGGCCGCGCTGGACGGCATCGATCTCCCGCTCGAGCTGCCGTGA
- a CDS encoding AMP-binding protein — MFVPLTVSDFLDRAEQVYSARIGVVDEPDQPAPSLGELTYGRIAELARAQAAALDELGVGFGDRVAIVSHNSARLLTSFFGLSGHGRIMVPVNFRLSPAEVAYIVEHSGASMLLVDPELAEPLDGISCKHKFVLGAEADEQLYRFGVEPKQWTPDEAATATINYTSGTTARPKGVQLTHRNCWVNAATFGWHVTVTDRDVYLHTLPMFHANGWGMPYAVTGAGGQHIVLRKVDGPEILRRVDQHGVTLMCAAPAVVNAVLTAAETWQGEIPGRDRVRIVVAGAPPPTRTIERIETDLGWEFIQIYGLTETSPLLTVNRTRAEWDDLTPLDRAAKLGRAGTPALGVTLRVDGSGELLARSNVVLEGYWQQPEASAAALEGGWFHTGDGGTIDDDGYAIVSDRKKDIIITGGENVSSVEVEDVIFSHPAVSEVAVIGVPDEKWGETIKALIVRAPGAEVTEEEIIAHCKERLARYKAPTSVEFRDALVRTATGKLQKFKLRAPYWEGRDRQVN, encoded by the coding sequence ATGTTCGTCCCGCTGACCGTGAGCGACTTCCTCGACCGCGCGGAGCAGGTCTACTCCGCCCGCATCGGCGTCGTCGACGAACCGGACCAGCCGGCGCCGTCGCTCGGCGAGCTGACCTACGGCCGGATCGCCGAGCTGGCACGTGCCCAGGCCGCCGCGCTCGACGAGCTCGGCGTCGGCTTCGGTGACCGGGTCGCGATCGTGTCGCACAACTCCGCCCGGCTGCTGACGTCGTTCTTCGGGCTGTCGGGCCATGGCCGGATCATGGTGCCGGTCAACTTCCGGCTGTCCCCGGCCGAGGTCGCCTACATCGTCGAGCACTCCGGCGCCTCGATGCTGCTCGTCGACCCGGAGCTCGCCGAGCCGCTCGACGGCATCTCCTGCAAGCACAAGTTCGTCCTGGGTGCGGAGGCCGACGAGCAGCTCTACCGCTTCGGGGTCGAGCCGAAGCAGTGGACCCCCGACGAGGCCGCGACGGCGACCATCAACTACACGAGCGGCACCACCGCGCGGCCCAAGGGTGTGCAGCTCACGCACCGCAACTGCTGGGTCAACGCGGCCACCTTCGGCTGGCACGTGACCGTCACCGACCGCGACGTCTACCTGCACACGCTGCCGATGTTCCACGCCAACGGCTGGGGGATGCCCTATGCCGTGACCGGCGCGGGCGGCCAGCACATCGTCCTGCGCAAGGTCGACGGCCCGGAGATCCTGCGCCGCGTGGACCAGCACGGGGTGACGCTGATGTGCGCAGCCCCCGCGGTGGTCAATGCGGTGCTGACCGCGGCCGAGACCTGGCAGGGGGAAATCCCCGGTCGCGACCGGGTGCGCATCGTGGTCGCCGGCGCCCCACCCCCGACCCGCACCATCGAGCGGATCGAGACCGATCTCGGGTGGGAGTTCATCCAGATCTACGGACTCACCGAGACCTCGCCGCTGCTGACCGTCAACCGGACCCGCGCCGAGTGGGACGACCTGACCCCGCTCGACCGTGCCGCCAAGCTCGGCCGCGCGGGCACTCCGGCCCTCGGGGTGACCCTGCGCGTCGACGGCTCCGGCGAGCTGCTGGCCCGCTCCAACGTCGTGCTCGAGGGCTACTGGCAGCAGCCGGAGGCGTCCGCGGCGGCGCTCGAGGGCGGGTGGTTCCACACCGGTGACGGCGGCACGATCGACGACGACGGCTACGCGATCGTCAGCGACCGCAAGAAGGACATCATCATCACCGGCGGCGAGAACGTCTCCTCGGTCGAGGTGGAGGACGTGATCTTCAGCCACCCGGCCGTCTCCGAGGTCGCGGTCATCGGCGTACCGGACGAGAAGTGGGGCGAGACGATCAAGGCCCTGATCGTACGCGCGCCGGGCGCCGAGGTCACCGAAGAGGAGATCATCGCCCACTGCAAGGAGCGTCTGGCCCGCTACAAGGCGCCGACCTCTGTGGAGTTCCGCGACGCCCTCGTGCGTACGGCGACCGGCAAGCTGCAGAAGTTCAAGCTGCGGGCCCCCTACTGGGAAGGCCGCGACCGCCAGGTCAACTAG
- a CDS encoding CBS domain-containing protein translates to MRVAEVMSDASVTDAPSDTLKAAASRMWSQQTGSLLVMDGERLVGIVTERDVMKAVARGLPVDSTPVSTIMTTNVLTVTPETPLHEAAEHMARRWIRHLPVVEGERVVGMVSQRDLVGVLASSGENLDQQAGEDLVRARRLARLDRGDLG, encoded by the coding sequence GTGCGAGTGGCGGAGGTCATGAGCGACGCCAGCGTCACCGACGCGCCCTCCGACACCCTGAAGGCGGCCGCTTCCCGGATGTGGTCGCAGCAGACCGGCTCGCTGCTGGTCATGGACGGCGAACGGCTCGTCGGCATCGTGACCGAGCGTGACGTGATGAAGGCCGTGGCGCGCGGTCTCCCGGTCGACAGCACCCCGGTCAGTACGATCATGACGACCAACGTGCTGACGGTGACGCCCGAGACGCCGCTGCACGAGGCGGCGGAGCACATGGCCCGGCGCTGGATCCGGCACCTCCCCGTGGTCGAGGGCGAGCGGGTTGTCGGCATGGTCAGCCAGCGCGACCTCGTCGGCGTTCTCGCGTCGTCGGGCGAGAACCTCGACCAGCAGGCGGGTGAGGATCTCGTGCGGGCGCGCCGGTTGGCCCGCCTCGACCGGGGCGATCTCGGCTGA
- a CDS encoding thiamine pyrophosphate-requiring protein, producing MADVAHYMLERLRDWGIHRIFGYPGDGINAFLGAFEKVGDDPFFVQTRHEEMAAFMACAHAKFTGTIGACIATSGPGAIHLANGLYDAKLDHQPVLAIVGQQKRQSVGAHYQQEIDLQSFFKDIGGFVSTVMDQHSARHVLDRAIKSALTERRPAVVIVPDDVAESEYAEPPRMHGSVFSSVGWNQPHMVPDGDLLRQAADVLNQGQKVAMLIGQGAAKARDEVLQVADLIGAGIAKALLGKDAVPDTLPFVTGSLGLLGTEPSHKMMMGCDTLFMIGTSFPYAEWLPEPGAAKCVEIDIDGSMIGVRYPNDVSLVGDSKDTLKALIPLLQHKKDRSWQKLIMGERHTWDKVLEERAHQKADPVNPQLVFWELNERLPRDVITTSDSGSATNWWARHLYLHDEMKSSLSGTLATMLPGVPYAIGAKFAFPERPVIAFTGDGAFQMLGMNELLTVKRYQERLLEKNPTLIFAVLVNKDLNQVSYEQRVLSADPKNPETQTVPYVPAAELARLLGFEGIKVDRPEDVGPAWDRALAADGPVLLEFVTDPQIPPLPPHVRPSMLKKTMKGLAHGDEDAVGIATKGFKGKLTEFTEHAKDALSRS from the coding sequence ATGGCCGACGTTGCCCACTACATGCTCGAGCGCCTGCGCGACTGGGGCATCCACCGGATCTTCGGCTACCCGGGCGATGGCATCAACGCCTTCCTCGGGGCCTTCGAGAAGGTCGGCGACGACCCGTTCTTCGTGCAGACGCGGCACGAGGAGATGGCCGCGTTCATGGCGTGCGCCCACGCGAAGTTCACCGGCACGATCGGTGCCTGCATCGCCACGTCCGGCCCGGGCGCCATCCACCTCGCCAACGGGTTGTACGACGCGAAGCTCGACCACCAACCGGTGCTGGCGATCGTCGGCCAGCAGAAGCGGCAGTCGGTCGGGGCGCACTACCAGCAGGAGATCGACCTTCAGTCGTTCTTCAAGGACATCGGCGGCTTCGTCTCGACCGTGATGGACCAGCACTCCGCCCGCCACGTCCTCGACCGGGCGATCAAGTCCGCCCTGACCGAGCGGCGCCCGGCGGTTGTCATCGTCCCCGACGACGTCGCCGAGTCGGAGTACGCCGAACCACCGCGCATGCACGGCAGCGTCTTCTCCAGCGTCGGCTGGAACCAGCCGCACATGGTGCCCGACGGGGACCTCCTGCGGCAGGCGGCCGACGTCCTCAACCAGGGCCAGAAGGTTGCGATGCTGATCGGCCAGGGGGCGGCCAAGGCGCGCGACGAGGTGCTCCAGGTCGCCGACCTGATCGGTGCCGGGATCGCGAAGGCGCTGCTCGGCAAGGACGCCGTGCCCGACACGCTGCCCTTCGTGACCGGCTCGCTCGGGCTGCTGGGCACCGAGCCCAGCCACAAGATGATGATGGGCTGCGACACCCTGTTCATGATAGGCACCAGCTTCCCCTACGCCGAGTGGCTGCCGGAGCCCGGTGCGGCCAAGTGCGTCGAGATCGACATCGACGGTTCGATGATCGGGGTGCGCTACCCCAACGACGTGTCGCTCGTCGGGGACTCGAAGGACACGCTCAAAGCGCTGATCCCTCTGCTGCAGCACAAGAAGGACCGCTCCTGGCAGAAACTGATCATGGGGGAGCGGCACACCTGGGACAAGGTCCTCGAGGAGCGGGCCCACCAGAAGGCCGACCCGGTCAACCCGCAGCTGGTGTTCTGGGAGCTCAACGAGCGGTTGCCGCGCGACGTCATAACGACGTCCGACTCCGGCTCGGCGACGAACTGGTGGGCACGCCACCTCTACCTGCACGACGAGATGAAGTCGTCGTTGTCCGGCACGCTCGCCACGATGCTCCCCGGGGTGCCCTACGCCATCGGCGCGAAGTTCGCCTTCCCCGAGCGGCCGGTCATCGCGTTCACCGGTGACGGCGCCTTCCAGATGCTCGGCATGAACGAGCTGCTGACCGTCAAGCGCTACCAGGAGCGGCTGCTCGAGAAGAACCCGACGCTGATCTTCGCCGTACTCGTCAACAAGGACCTCAACCAGGTCTCCTACGAGCAGCGGGTCCTCTCGGCCGACCCCAAGAACCCCGAGACGCAGACGGTGCCCTACGTGCCCGCCGCGGAGCTCGCCCGGCTGCTCGGCTTCGAGGGCATCAAGGTCGACCGGCCGGAGGACGTCGGGCCGGCGTGGGATCGTGCCCTCGCGGCCGACGGGCCGGTGCTGCTGGAGTTCGTGACCGACCCGCAGATCCCCCCGCTGCCGCCGCACGTGCGGCCCTCGATGCTCAAGAAGACGATGAAGGGTCTGGCGCACGGCGACGAGGACGCCGTCGGCATCGCGACCAAGGGCTTCAAGGGCAAGCTCACGGAGTTCACCGAGCACGCCAAGGACGCGCTGAGCCGCAGCTGA
- a CDS encoding CoA transferase, giving the protein MARTGVLSGLRAVELGVWVAGPSATGVMADWGADVIKVEPPAGDPFRAMFAATGYSAEIPNAPFELDNRGKRSVVLDLRNDEAREALHRLLETADVFLTNLRLEPLQRMGLLADDVLARHPRLVYALVTGHGSTGPDVHRPGYDIGVFGARAGVVHQLVPAGDAPPPLPRGLGDHFTGLAALSGILGALWQRQHTGRGQLVETSLLRSGVYALGWDLAIQQALGKVAGTVPREEAAQPTANSYRAGDGKWFWLLGVEGDRHFPLLVKATAREDLLDDERFASARSRRHNRRELIAELDRTFASRPFAEWTERFDAEDVWWSPVQSPAEVVTDPQAEAAGAWVPVEGGRYRSVATPVDFSEHPQQSVGRMPALGADTADVLGEIGYDAAAIKRLNAPRA; this is encoded by the coding sequence GTGGCGCGAACAGGAGTGTTGAGCGGACTGCGGGCCGTCGAGCTCGGGGTGTGGGTCGCCGGGCCGTCGGCCACCGGAGTCATGGCCGACTGGGGAGCCGACGTCATCAAGGTGGAGCCACCCGCGGGCGACCCGTTCCGGGCGATGTTCGCCGCCACCGGCTACAGCGCTGAGATCCCGAACGCCCCGTTCGAGCTAGACAACCGTGGCAAGCGCAGCGTCGTCCTCGACCTGCGCAACGACGAGGCGCGCGAGGCGCTGCACCGCCTGCTCGAGACCGCCGACGTCTTCCTGACCAACCTGCGCCTCGAGCCGCTGCAGCGGATGGGCCTGCTCGCCGACGACGTGCTGGCCCGGCACCCGCGGCTGGTCTACGCGCTGGTCACGGGACACGGCTCGACCGGCCCCGACGTGCACCGCCCGGGCTACGACATCGGCGTGTTCGGTGCCCGGGCCGGCGTCGTACACCAGCTGGTGCCCGCCGGCGACGCGCCACCGCCCCTTCCCCGCGGGCTGGGTGACCACTTCACCGGGCTGGCCGCGCTGTCCGGCATCCTCGGCGCGCTCTGGCAGCGCCAGCACACCGGCCGCGGGCAGCTCGTCGAGACCTCCCTGCTGCGCTCGGGCGTCTACGCGCTCGGTTGGGACCTCGCCATCCAGCAGGCGCTCGGGAAGGTCGCGGGCACCGTGCCGCGCGAGGAGGCGGCGCAGCCCACCGCCAACAGCTACCGCGCCGGGGACGGCAAGTGGTTCTGGCTCCTCGGCGTCGAAGGCGACCGCCACTTTCCCTTGCTGGTCAAGGCGACCGCTCGCGAGGACCTGCTCGACGACGAGCGGTTCGCCAGCGCCCGGTCGCGACGGCACAACCGCAGGGAGCTCATCGCCGAGCTCGACCGGACGTTCGCGAGCCGGCCGTTCGCCGAGTGGACCGAGCGGTTCGACGCCGAGGACGTCTGGTGGTCGCCGGTGCAGTCGCCGGCCGAGGTCGTCACCGACCCGCAAGCGGAGGCGGCCGGCGCGTGGGTGCCGGTCGAGGGTGGGCGCTACCGGTCGGTCGCGACGCCGGTCGACTTCTCCGAGCACCCGCAGCAGAGCGTCGGCCGGATGCCCGCGCTGGGTGCCGACACCGCCGACGTGCTGGGTGAGATCGGCTACGACGCGGCCGCGATCAAGCGGCTCAACGCGCCCCGGGCCTAA
- the cpaB gene encoding Flp pilus assembly protein CpaB, translating to MSGELSRQLKELRRAVARRRRLLAAGLAAAAIACALTVLQPPAAATVRVVVAARDLPAGTTVRAADLRVARFAPGTAPDGSLARTDDAVGLVLAAGVRAGEPFTDLRFVGRPLLQDLASDGLVATPVRIADAGAARLVRTGDLVDVLAATPPTAGTAAGSATTVAEGVRVLVVPRADDAAGEGALLLLATDRPTASRLALAGVTSRLSITLRG from the coding sequence GTGAGCGGCGAGCTGTCGCGTCAGCTCAAGGAGCTGCGCCGGGCGGTCGCGCGGCGCCGCAGGCTGCTCGCCGCCGGCCTTGCCGCAGCGGCGATCGCGTGCGCGCTGACGGTCCTCCAACCGCCGGCTGCGGCCACGGTGCGCGTGGTGGTCGCGGCTCGCGACCTACCGGCCGGCACGACCGTGCGCGCGGCTGACCTGCGTGTCGCGCGCTTCGCCCCAGGGACCGCTCCCGACGGGTCCCTGGCCCGCACCGATGACGCGGTGGGGCTGGTGCTCGCGGCCGGAGTGCGGGCCGGCGAGCCCTTCACCGACCTCCGCTTCGTGGGTCGGCCACTGCTGCAGGACCTGGCGAGCGACGGCCTGGTCGCGACGCCGGTGCGGATCGCCGACGCCGGAGCGGCGCGGCTCGTGCGCACGGGCGACCTGGTCGATGTGCTGGCCGCCACCCCGCCGACGGCGGGCACGGCCGCGGGTTCGGCCACCACGGTCGCCGAGGGGGTGCGGGTGCTGGTCGTGCCGCGCGCTGACGACGCCGCCGGTGAGGGCGCGCTGCTCCTCCTCGCCACCGACCGGCCGACGGCGTCGCGGCTGGCCCTGGCCGGTGTCACGTCGAGGCTGTCCATCACGCTGCGCGGCTGA
- a CDS encoding DUF3099 domain-containing protein gives MDQDDVVLVTDAARSRVEERDERVRRYLWSMAVRTLAFILAVWLLRGWEQWVAIAISLVLPWIAVTVANAGPKRQEQDPAFFVPPPNRGLGSAGEQPADDRRRR, from the coding sequence ATGGATCAGGACGACGTCGTCCTGGTCACCGACGCCGCCCGCAGCCGCGTCGAGGAACGCGACGAACGGGTCCGCCGCTACCTCTGGTCGATGGCCGTGCGCACGCTCGCGTTCATCCTCGCGGTGTGGCTGCTGCGCGGCTGGGAGCAGTGGGTCGCGATCGCCATCTCTCTGGTGCTGCCCTGGATCGCGGTCACCGTCGCCAACGCCGGGCCCAAGCGTCAGGAGCAGGACCCGGCGTTCTTCGTGCCACCGCCGAACCGCGGACTCGGCTCCGCCGGTGAGCAGCCGGCCGACGACCGACGCCGTCGTTAG
- a CDS encoding FAD-linked oxidase C-terminal domain-containing protein has product MRWLPVRMETDTPTRAVPAKTDPLVPGGVYSSAVIDVAGLERALRKGITGEVRFDKGSKAMYANDASNFRQVPIGVVIPKTVDDIVTAHRICHRFGAPITNRGGGTSLSGETVNWAVIIDNSKYLTEIGGLDVPGRKVTVQPGVINEQLNKHTGEQNLVFGPDPSSHSRCTIGGNVGNNSCGIHSVQSHLYGPGPRTSDNVHAMEVVTYDGERFWVGVDEEDRLDEIIAAGGRKGEIYAQLRDLRDRYADAIRAGYPSVDEMPRRVSGYNLDELLPEKGFNVARALVGTESTCATALNVTLLLTPAMLMRTLVVVQFEDICTAGDLVQEIVDKWKPIGLEAIDHVLIEDQQALDINVHDLEELPRPGEHAWLLVQFGADEAADSERQAAEFCAWLTADKGFEPDRMVLAKSKQEGGNSEDFWAIRESGLGSTAFPPDGTDHWPGWEDSAVPPPRVGDYLRDLKRLYRKHGLRGAMYGHLGQGCIHSRISFDLRTEQGLKTYRAFMEEAADLVTSYGGSLSGEHGDGQQRAELLDRQYGPELMAAMREFKRIWDPDWKMNPGKVIDPYRLDENLKLGTDYNPWRPEVQFAYDRDGGDFAHAALRCVGVGKCRVPEAQNTMCPSYQVTREEKHSTRGRARLLFEMLQGEVITDGWKSEEVYDALDLCLSCKGCTSDCPVDVDMPTYKAEFLYHHYRSARRWRPRYAYAMGFIDQASRLASHVPGLANLALHVPPFAQLVKAAAGISQRRTAPSFAPLTLQEWWRRRGGTQNPGGRRVVVFPDTFNNRMHTDVGVACVEAIEAAGWQVVMPQGHICCGRPLYDYGFLDVARRYLHDVIDQLRDEIRAGTPIVGMEPSCLAVFKDELTNMLPHDDDAERLKHNAHHFSEFFEKYDVPVPRLERKALMWTHCHHRATGGSEPERKLLTRMGVDTEPLKGGCCGLAGSWGFEQGKYDISMDCGEQALLPAVRAARDDTLIVANGFSCKTQIDQAGTGRRALHVAQVMQMARKEGPDGPRGRRPEKGYYGKRPKAPVTLKARRFAALSAVGAAAAVTATAVLSGGSRRR; this is encoded by the coding sequence GTGAGATGGCTGCCAGTCCGCATGGAGACCGACACCCCGACCAGGGCGGTGCCCGCCAAGACCGACCCACTGGTGCCCGGCGGCGTCTACTCCTCGGCCGTGATCGACGTGGCGGGTCTCGAACGCGCGCTGCGCAAGGGCATCACCGGCGAGGTGCGTTTCGACAAGGGCTCGAAGGCGATGTACGCCAACGACGCCTCGAACTTCCGCCAGGTGCCCATCGGCGTGGTCATCCCGAAGACCGTCGACGACATCGTCACCGCGCATCGCATCTGCCACCGGTTCGGCGCCCCGATCACCAACCGCGGCGGCGGCACCAGCCTGTCTGGGGAGACCGTCAACTGGGCGGTGATCATCGACAACTCGAAGTACCTGACGGAGATCGGCGGCCTCGACGTGCCCGGCCGCAAGGTCACCGTGCAGCCGGGGGTCATCAACGAGCAGCTGAACAAGCACACCGGCGAGCAGAACCTCGTCTTCGGACCCGACCCCTCCTCCCACTCCCGCTGCACCATCGGCGGCAACGTCGGCAACAACTCGTGCGGCATCCACTCCGTGCAGTCGCACCTCTACGGGCCCGGCCCGCGCACGTCGGACAACGTCCACGCCATGGAGGTCGTGACCTACGACGGCGAGCGGTTCTGGGTCGGCGTCGACGAGGAGGACCGGCTCGACGAGATCATCGCCGCCGGTGGCCGCAAGGGAGAGATCTACGCGCAGCTGCGCGACCTGCGCGACCGCTACGCCGACGCGATCCGCGCGGGCTACCCCTCGGTCGACGAGATGCCGCGGCGGGTCTCCGGCTACAACCTCGACGAGCTGCTGCCCGAGAAGGGTTTCAACGTCGCCCGCGCACTGGTCGGGACGGAGAGCACCTGTGCCACCGCGCTGAACGTCACCCTGCTGCTTACGCCGGCGATGCTCATGCGCACGCTCGTCGTGGTGCAGTTCGAGGACATCTGCACGGCCGGCGACCTGGTGCAGGAGATCGTCGACAAGTGGAAGCCGATCGGCCTCGAGGCCATCGACCACGTGCTCATCGAGGACCAGCAGGCGCTCGACATCAACGTGCACGACCTCGAGGAGTTGCCGCGGCCGGGTGAGCACGCCTGGTTGCTGGTGCAGTTCGGCGCCGACGAGGCGGCGGACAGCGAGCGCCAGGCCGCGGAGTTCTGTGCCTGGCTGACGGCCGACAAGGGTTTCGAACCCGACCGGATGGTCCTCGCGAAGAGCAAGCAGGAGGGTGGCAACAGCGAGGACTTCTGGGCGATCCGCGAGAGCGGCCTCGGCTCGACGGCGTTCCCGCCCGACGGCACCGACCACTGGCCGGGTTGGGAGGACTCCGCAGTGCCACCGCCGAGGGTCGGCGACTACCTGCGCGACCTGAAGAGGCTCTACCGCAAGCACGGGCTGCGCGGCGCGATGTACGGCCACCTCGGCCAGGGTTGCATCCACTCCCGGATCAGCTTCGACCTGCGCACCGAGCAGGGCCTCAAGACCTACCGCGCCTTCATGGAGGAGGCGGCCGACCTCGTCACGTCGTACGGCGGGTCGCTGTCGGGCGAGCACGGCGACGGCCAGCAGCGGGCCGAGCTGCTCGACCGGCAGTACGGCCCGGAGCTCATGGCGGCTATGCGGGAGTTCAAGCGGATCTGGGACCCCGACTGGAAGATGAACCCCGGCAAGGTCATCGACCCCTACCGTCTCGACGAGAATCTCAAGCTCGGCACCGACTACAACCCGTGGCGCCCGGAGGTGCAGTTCGCCTACGACCGGGACGGCGGCGACTTCGCGCATGCCGCGCTGCGTTGCGTGGGCGTCGGCAAGTGCCGGGTGCCCGAGGCGCAGAACACGATGTGCCCGAGCTACCAGGTCACTCGGGAGGAGAAGCACTCCACCCGCGGCCGGGCCCGGCTGCTGTTCGAGATGCTCCAGGGCGAGGTCATCACCGACGGCTGGAAGTCGGAAGAGGTCTACGACGCCCTCGACCTGTGCCTGTCCTGCAAGGGCTGCACCAGCGACTGCCCCGTCGACGTCGACATGCCGACCTACAAGGCGGAGTTCCTCTACCACCACTACCGGTCCGCCCGCCGGTGGCGACCGCGCTACGCCTACGCGATGGGCTTCATCGACCAGGCGTCCAGGCTCGCGTCACACGTGCCCGGGCTGGCCAACCTCGCGCTGCACGTGCCGCCGTTCGCCCAGCTGGTGAAGGCCGCCGCCGGGATCAGCCAGAGGCGCACGGCTCCCTCCTTCGCGCCGCTGACGCTGCAGGAGTGGTGGCGCAGACGTGGCGGCACGCAGAACCCCGGTGGCCGCCGGGTGGTCGTCTTCCCCGACACGTTCAACAACCGGATGCACACCGACGTCGGCGTCGCCTGCGTCGAGGCGATCGAGGCGGCCGGCTGGCAGGTCGTCATGCCGCAGGGGCACATCTGCTGCGGCCGGCCGCTCTACGACTACGGCTTCCTCGACGTCGCCAGGCGTTACCTGCACGACGTGATCGACCAACTGCGCGACGAGATCCGCGCAGGCACGCCGATCGTCGGCATGGAGCCCAGCTGCCTCGCGGTGTTCAAGGACGAGCTGACCAACATGTTGCCGCACGACGACGACGCCGAGCGGCTGAAGCACAACGCCCACCACTTCAGCGAGTTCTTCGAGAAGTACGACGTACCGGTGCCACGGCTGGAGCGCAAGGCGCTGATGTGGACGCACTGCCACCACCGGGCGACCGGGGGCAGCGAGCCGGAGCGGAAGCTGCTCACCCGGATGGGCGTCGACACCGAACCGCTCAAGGGCGGCTGCTGCGGACTGGCCGGATCGTGGGGCTTCGAGCAGGGCAAGTACGACATCTCGATGGACTGCGGCGAGCAGGCACTGCTGCCGGCGGTACGCGCCGCCCGCGACGACACGCTGATCGTCGCCAACGGCTTCTCGTGCAAGACGCAGATCGACCAAGCCGGCACCGGGAGGCGGGCGCTGCACGTCGCCCAGGTGATGCAGATGGCCCGCAAGGAAGGGCCCGACGGGCCCCGCGGCCGTCGGCCCGAGAAGGGCTACTACGGCAAGCGGCCGAAGGCCCCGGTGACGCTGAAGGCGAGGCGGTTCGCCGCCCTGTCGGCGGTGGGCGCCGCAGCCGCCGTCACCGCCACCGCGGTCCTGTCGGGAGGGTCGCGGCGCCGCTGA